The Agromyces mariniharenae sequence ATCATCAACAAGTTCCTCGTCGACGTGGGCCTCATCGAGACGCCCGAGGGCTACGGCTGGACCCGCAACCCCACGACCGCATTCGCGTGGTCGATCGTCGTCGCGGTGTTCGTGTCGCTGCCGTTCACGACCTACACGATCCTCGCGGGCCTCGCGACCGTGCCCGGCGACGTGGTCGAGGCCGCGAAGATGGACGGCGCCGGCCCGTTCCGCACCTACTTCAGCGTGGTGCTCCCGCAGCTGCGCGGCGCCCTGTCGGTGGCCGTGCTCATCAACATCATCAACGTCTTCAACTCGCTGCCGATCCTGAAGGTGATGACCGGGTCGATCCCCGGCTACGACGCCGACACGATCATGACGCTGATCTTCAAGTACATCCAGAACCAGCACAAGGTCGACGTCGCGAGCGCCCTGTCCGTCGTCGCCTTCCTCATCGTCATCGTGATCGTCGCGGTGTACGTGAAGGTCGTCAAGCCCACCCGGGAGGTCTGACCCGTGGCCGTCACCGCACCCGCGTTCGAGACGATCGGCGCGCCCGCGCCGGTCAACCGGCGACGCCGTTACACCGAGGACCAGGTCTCGATCTGGCGCGTGCTGCTGCGCATGTTCGCCGGCGCGATCGTGCTCGTCGTGTTCATCCTCCCGTACACGATCATGTTCTTCGGCTCCGTGAAGACGAAGGCGCAGATCCGCTCGGTCGACCCCACGTACCTCCCCACGGAGTGGCACTGGGAGAACTACATCAACATGTGGTCGACCCCCGAGACGCCGCTGCCGCAGAACCTCGTCTCGACGATCGTCATCTCGGTGTTCGCGACGCTCCTCGTGCTCGCCGTCGCGCTGCCCGCGGCGTACTACACGGCGCGGTTCCGGTTCCCAGGGCGCTTCGTGTTCCTCTTCCTCGTGATCGTCACCCAGATGCTGCAGCCCGCCGTGCTCACCTCGGGCCTGTTCCGCCAGTTCGTGACCCTCGGCCTCATCGACACCTGGGCGGCGATGATCTTCATCAACGCGGCGTTCAACCTGTCGTTCGCGGTGTGGATCATGCACTCGTTCTTCGCGGGCGTGCCGAAGGAGATCGACGAGGCCGCGCAGATCGACGGGGCCGGGCGGCTCACCGTGCTGTTCCGCATCCAGCTGCCGCTCGTGTGGCCGGGCATCGTCACCGCGATCGTGTTCACGTTCGTCGCGTGCTGGAACGAGTTCGCCGCCTCGCTCGTCATCCTCTCGACGGCGGGCAACCAGCCGCTCTCGGTCGCCCTCACGAAGTTCGTGGGCCAGTACGAGACCTCGTGGCACTACGTGTTCGGCGTCTCGATCGTGGCGATCATCCCCGTCGTGATCCTCTTCATGATCATCGAGAAGCGCCTCGTCGGCGGCCTCACCGCCGGCAGCGTGAAGTAGCGCGCGGGGCGGAGCCCGGCTCGCACCCGTGGCGCGCGCCGCTCGCTGTGCAGGAGCTCGCTCGCTGCGCAGGACGCTTCCGCTGATCTGGTCCTGTCGTGCGAGCGATCTCCTGCGCCGCGCGCGGGCTACCTGCGCCGCGCGCGGGCTACCTGCGCCCTGACGCCCTCACCCCGCGACATGGAGGCCTTGGGCGACGGCCAGGCGGATCTCGGACTCGACCGTGTCCCACTCGGTCAGGACCTGGCGGTAGCCGTAGCGGAACACCGTGAATCCCAGGAGCCGGAGACGACGATCCTGGGCGAGATCGCGTTCGCGCTGCACCGCTCGACGATGGGACTCGAAACCATCGATCTGCACGACCAGTCGCTCCCCGATGAGGAGATCGACGGGATGGCCGTCGAGCACGACCTGCTGACGGGCGACGATTCCGATCCTCGCCAGTCTGACCACGGGAATCGACTCGATCCCCGAATCGGAGAGCGTCGTGCTCGTCGAGCGCACGAGACGTGCAGCGGCGCTCCGCATCGGGAGCCGGGCGAGCATTCCGGCGGAGACCCGCCGCGAGTTCAGCGCCGACTCCCACACGGCCACCGCCTCATCGAACGGACGGCAATCGGCGACGTGCATCAGGGCGTTGACGACAGGTTCGACCAACTCGTACGGATGCGTCGCCATCGGACCCTCGCTCCAATGCAGCACGGCGCCATCGGCCTGATGCCTCGACGAATGCGGCGGGACGGCGACGTGGATCGTCGCATCGTCGAGCGTCCACAGGCCGTGGTGTCGTGTCGCGCTCACGCAGGCGAGCCGACCACCGATCCGGGCGGCACGCACCAGCGAGGGCGACGCGTCGGCGGTCGCCAGCCATGGGCCGCGGATGCGACGCAGCTGGCCTCGTTCGAGTCCTCGTCGCACCGCGTAGCGAGTGAACCCGGCGCGAATCGCGTCGTGCTGGTGGACGACGCCGGATCGTGCTCCGGCCCAACGCTCGAGTTCCATGGTCGAAGCGTTGCGCTCGTCGATGCGAAGAGCTGTGCACCGACGTGAGCCAGTGACGGCCGCGTGCATCGCCGGGCTGTTGAGGACTGGACGCATCCATCGGAGGCCCCGCCTGGAGCGCAGGCATTCGCTCGTCGTGCAGGATGCGCTCGGCGATTCGGTCCTGTCCTCCAAGCGATCTCCTGCCGAGCTTGCGAGCGAGCGAGGAGTGGGGGACCGTGCGGTGCAGCCGCGCCGGCCGCTACTCCGCCCAGGGGACGCCGCGCACGGGGTGGTAGGCGACGTCGAGCGCGTCGAGGTGCTGTCCGACGGCGGCCACGCGCCCGAAGAACTCCGGGATGTCGGCGTCGCCGCGCACACCGTCGCCGCCGGCGGGCCGCGGCGACCACGCGACCTCGGCGATCGCGAGGATCCGCGGGAACGCCATGAACTCGAGCTCGGAGTGCGCGCGGATCGTCTCGGTCCAGAGCGGCGCCTCGACGCCGAGGAGCTCGTCGTCGCCGATGCCCGGCACGACCGCCGCCGGATCCCACTTGAAGGCCTCGTCGAGCGACGTCGGCCCCTTGGCCCAGTCGAGCCCGAGCCGGCCGCCGAGCGGTCCCTGCGGGTCGTCCACGTACTCCATGTCGAGGTACGCGACGTCGGCGGGCGACATGATCACGCGCCCGCCCTGCTCCACGAAGGAGCGCGCCTGCGCCGCCGCATCGTCCTCGGGCTCGACGAAGCTCCAGTACTGCCCGATCGTGCCGGGCGGCAGCTCCCGCGATGCGCCCATCTCGTGCCAGCCGATCACGGTCTTGCCCGTCGCGGCGCCGGCGGCGGCGATGCGTCGCACGAGGTCGAGGTAGTCCTCGGTGCTCGTCGAGAGCGACTCGTCGCCGCCGAGGTGCAGCCACGGCCCGGGCGTGAGCTCGGCGACCTCGCGCGTGACATCCGCCAGGAACCGATCGGTGACCTCAGCCCGCGACGGCGCCGCGCAGAGCGACGAGAACCCGACCTCGGTGCCCTCGTACGGCTCGGGCGCCATGCCGTCGCAGTTCAGCTCGGGGTACGCGCTCAGCGCCGCGTTCGTGTGCCCCGGCAGGTCGACCTCGGGCACGATCGTGATGAACCGCTCGGCGGCGTGGTCGACGATGCGGCGGTAGTCGTCCTTCGTGTAGAAGCCGCCGCCGTCGCCGCCCACCGACGTCGAGGCGCCGATCCCGGTGAGCTCGGGCCACGCATCGATCTGCAGGCGCCAGCCCTGGTCGTCGGTGAGGTGCAGGTGCAGCACGTTGAGCTTCACGAGCGCCATCGCGTCGAGGTAGGCGAGCACGTCCTCGACGGGGAAGAAGTGCCGCGCGACGTCGAGCATCGCCCCGCGGTACGCGAACCGGGGCGCGTCGGCGACGGATGCCGCGGGCACGGTCCATCCGCCGTCGGGCTCGCCGCCCGCGGCATCCGTGCGCTCGATCGCCGGCGGCAGCAGCTGCCGCAGCGACTGCGTGCCGCGGAACAGCCCCGCCGCCGTGTCCGCCGCGATGCGCACGCCGTCGGCGCCGGCCTCGAGCGTGTAGCCCTCCTCGGCGCCATCGGGCCCCGACCCGGCGGCCACCACGAACGAGAGGTCGGATGCCGCCGCCTCCCCGTCGACCACGGGCAGCTCGAACCCGGTGGCTCGCCGCGCCTGCTCGGCGAACAGCTCGGCGACCGCGGCGGCGCCCGCACCCGACGCGACGACGCGCGACGAGGCGTCGAGCCGGAACGGCGCCGCGTCGGGGTACTCGGCGGATGTGGGGGCGGGGACGATGCCGGTCACGGCGTCTCCGTTCTCTGGTGCGGTGCAGGCGGTCAGGGCGCCGAGCACGGCCGCGACGACCGCGGCGGCGGCGAGTGCGGCGGTGCCCCGGCGGGCGGTGCGTCGGTGCATGCGTCCCCTGGCTTCGTGGCGGTGGTCGGGCGGCCGGCGCCGGAGCCGGGCCGGAGAGGCCTCCCGCCGATAAGGCAGGAGTCCTTACAAACACGTACGGCCACCATCCTGCCACGCCGCGTCGCCGAATGACAGGGGCGGATGCCGCGGACACGACCGCGCGCGGCATCCGTTGCTATGCTTGCCACCGTCGCGACTGGCGTTGAGATGGGCACCCATCGGGGAGCGACTGGCACGGACCGACCGCACGCCTGGGCCGGTGCGCCTGCTGCCGCGCGAGTCGCGCTCGCAGCAGCACCCTTCAGGTCCGCATGTCATAAGGAGCCAGTCTTGGCCGAATCCGCCATTTCCCAGCAATCGGTGCTGAACGCCCCGCTGTCCGAGGTCGACCCCGAGATCGCCGAAGTTCTCGAGCTCGAGCTGGGCCGCCAGCGCGACTACCTCGAGATGATCGCGAGCGAGAACTTCGTCCCCGTCTCGGTGCTGCAGTCGCAGGGGTCGGTGCTCACCAACAAGTACGCCGAGGGCTACCCCGGCCGCCGCTACTACGGCGGCTGCGAGTACGTCGACATCGCCGAGTCGCTCGCGATCGAGCGGGCGAAGAGCCTGTTCGGCGCCGAGTACGCGAACGTCCAGCCGCACTCGGGCGCCACCGCCAACGCCGCCGTGCTGTCGGCCATCGCCACCCCCGGCGACACCATCCTCGGCCTCGAGCTCGCGCACGGCGGCCACCTCACGCACGGCATGAAGCTCAACTTCTCGGGCAAGCTCTACAACGCCGTGAGCTACGGCGTGAACCCCGAGACCTTCGTCGTCGACATGGACGTCGTGCGCGACAAGGCCCTCGAGCACAAGCCGCAGGTCATCATCGCCGGGTGGTCGGCCTACCCGCGCCACCTCGACTTCGCCGCGTTCCGCGAGATCGCCGACGAGGTCGGCGCCAAGCTCTGGGTCGACATGGCGCACTTCGCGGGCCTCGTGGCCGCGGGCCTGCACCCGTCGCCCGTGCCCCACGCCGACGTCGTGTCGTCGACCGTGCACAAGACGATCGGCGGCCCGCGCTCGGGCTTCATCGTCGCGCGCGACATGGAGCTCGCGAAGAAGCTCAACTCCAACGTGTTCCCCGGCCAGCAGGGTGGCCCGCTCATGCACGTCATCGCGGCCAAGGCCACGGCGTTCAAGATCGCGGCATCCGCCGACTTCAAGGACCGCCAGGAGCGCACCATCCGCGGTGCGCAGATCCTCGCCGAGCGCCTCACCGCCGACGACTCGCGCGCCGCGGGCGTCGACGTGCTCACGGGCGGCACCGACGTGCACCTCGTGCTCGCCGACCTGCGCAACTCCGCGATGGACGGCCAGCAGGCGGAGGACCTGCTGCACGACGCGCTCATCACCGTGAACCGCAACGCCGTCCCGTTCGACCCGCGCCCGCCGATGGTCACCTCCGGCCTGCGCATCGGCACGCCCGCGCTCGCCACGCGCGGCTTCGGCGACGCCGAGTTCACCGAGGTCGCCGACATCATCGCGCTCGCGCTGCAGGGCGGGGCGGATGTCGCGGCGCTGCGCTCGCGCGTCGAGGCGCTCACGGCGGCGTTCCCGCTCTACCCCGGCCTCCAGCAGTAGGGAGCGGCATGACGGCGATCACCCTCGACGGCGTCGCCACCGCGTCCGCCGTCAAGAACGAGCTGAAGAGCCGGATCGCGCTGCTGCGCGCCCACGGGGTCGTGCCGGGACTCGGCACGCTCCTCGTGGGCGACGATCCGGCGTCGCGGTCGTACGTCGCGGGCAAGCACCGCGACTGCGCCGAGGTCGGCATCGAGTCGATCCGCATCGACCTCCCGACGTCGGCGACCACCGCCGACGTGCGAGCGGCGATCAGGGACCTCAACGCCTCGCCGTCGGTCACGGGCTACATCGTGCAGCTGCCGCTGCCCGCCGGGCACGACGAGAACGCGATGCTCGAGCTCATCGACCCCGACAAGGACGCCGACGGGCTGCACCCGACGAACCTCGGACGGCTCGTGCTCGGCATCGAGGGCGAGCTGCACTCGCCGCTGCCGTGCACGCCCGCCGGCATCGTCGAGATGCTGCGCCGCTACGACGTGCCGATCCGCGGCCGCCACGTCACGGTGATCGGCCGCGGCCTCACGGTCGGTCGTCCGCTCGGGCTGCTGTTCACGCGCAAGGGCCTCGACGCCACGGTCACGCTCACGCACTCGCGCACGGCCGACCTGGCCGCCGAGGTGCGTCGCGCCGACATCGTCGTGGCCGCCGTCGGGGTTCCGCACCTCGTGCAACCCGACTGGATCAAGCCGGGCGCCGCGGTGCTCGACGTGGGCATCACGCGCGTGCAGGACGAGGAGACCGGCAAGGGTCGCCTCACGGGCGACGTCGACCCGGCCGTCGCCGAGGTGGCGGGCCACCTGTCGCCGAACCCGGGCGGCGTGGGTCCCATGACCCGCGCGATGCTGCTCGCCAACGTCGTGAAGGCGGCCGAGCAGCGCCTGCACCGCTAGGCGCAGCGGGAGCGCAACAGCGTCGACGCAACGGATGCCGCGGGCCACGTGCCCGCGGCATCCGCTCGTCCGGGCCGGTCCTGCGCCGACCCTGCGCCGGCCTTCCCGTCCGTCCGCCCTCCGGCAATCGGCCGTTCACCCCGCGTGCACGATCGCGCCACCGTCGCGGCATAGCTTCGCCGCATGGACCGCGACCAGTCGAGCGCCGACCGCGCGCACGCCGTGGCGATCATCCCGGCGCGGGGCGGCTCGAAGGGCCTGCCCGGCAAGAACGTGATGCGCGTCGGCGGGATCCCGCTCGTCGCGCGGGCGGTCGCCGCAGCCCGGGCCGCACGCACCGTGGGCCGCGTCGTCGTCACGACCGACGACGGTGAGATCGCGCGCGTCGCCCGCGAGGCCGGCGCCTCCGTCGTGCAGCGCCCCGCCGAGCTCGCCGGCGACACCGCATCCTCGGAGTCGGCCCTGCTGCACGCGCTCGATGCGCTGGCGGGGAGCGGCCGGGATGAGGCATCCGTCACGCTCTTCATCCAGGCGACGTCGCCGTTCGTCGAGCCCGAGGACCTCGACGCCGCGGTCACCGCCGTCGCGACGGGCGAGGCCGACAGCGTCTTCGCGGCCGTGCCGAGCCACGCGTTCATCTGGCGCGACGAGCACGGTCGCAACTCGCGCGGCGCGTTCGGCGTGAACCACGACGCCGGCGTGCGCCTTCGGCGCCAGGACCGCCCGGCGGAGTTCCGCGAGACCGGCGCGTTCTACGCCATGCGCACGAGCGGCTTCCGTGAGGCGCGGCATCGCTTCTTCGGCCGCATCGCCGTGCACCTCGTGCCCGACCTCCACGGCGTCGAGATCGACACGGCCGCCGACCTCGTCGTCGCGCAGGCGCTCGCCAACCTCATCGACGGCCGGACGCACGCCATCGACGTCGACGCCGTCGTCACCGACTTCGACGGCGTGCACACCGACGACACGGCCATCGTGGGCGAGGCGGGCGTCGAGTTCGTACGGGTCAGCCGCAGCGACGGGCACGGCGTCGCGCGCCTGCGCGAGGCCGGCATCCCGATGCTCATCCTCTCGGCCGAGACCCACCCCGTCGTGAGCGCCCGCGCCGCCAAGCTCGGGGTCGAGGTGCGACAGGGCGTCGGCGACAAGGCGACGGCGCTCACCGAGTGGGCTGAGGCCCGGGGCATCCGCCTCGACCGCATCGCCTACCTCGGCAACGACCGCGGCGACCTGCCCGCGCTCGAGCTCGTCGGCTGGCCCGTCGCGGTCGCCGACGCGATCCCGGAGGTCACGCGGCTCGCCCGTGTCGTCCTCGAGCGCGCCGGCGGGCAGGGCGCGGTGCGCGAGCTCGCCGACGCCGTCCTCGCCGCGCGCGCCGCGGCATCCCCCGTCCTCACCACCGCCCTCGAAGGAGCCTGACCAATGTCAGCAGTGCGCATCGGCCGTTCGGTCGTCGGACCCGGCATGCCCGTCTACGTCATCGGCGAGATCGGCCTGAACCACAACGGCGACGTGGAGATCGCCAAGCGGCTCATCGACGTGGCCGTCGAGTCGGGCGCGCAGGCGGTGAAGTTCCAGAAGCGCACGCCCGAGATCGCGACGCCCGAGCACATGCGCGACGTGCCGCGCGAGACGCCGTGGGGCACCATGACCTACCTCGACTACCGCCGTCGCGTGGAGTTCGGCGAGGCCGAGTACCTCGAGATCGCGTCGTACGCGCTGCGCGCGGGCGTCGACTGGTTCGCCTCGCCGTGGGACGTCCCGTCGGTCGAGTTCCTCGAGCGCCTCGACGTCGTGGCGCACAAGATCGCGTCGGCGTCGGTCACCGACCTCGAGCTGCTCGAGGCCGTCGCCGCGACCGGCAAGCCCGTGATCCTCTCGACCGGCATGTCGACCCTCGACGAGATCGATCGGGCCGTCGAGGTGCTCGGCACCGACCGCCTCGTGCTCATGCACGCCACGTCGAGCTACCCGATGCCCGCGAACGAGGCCAACCTGCGCATGATCCCGGCGCTCCAGCGCCGGTTCCCGGGCGTGCCCGTCGGCTACTCCGGTCACGAGCGCGGCCTGCAGATCTCGCTCGCGGCGGTCGCGCTCGGCGCGGTCGCGGTGGAGCGGCACATCACCCTCGACCGCGCGATGTGGGGGAGCGACCAGGCCGCCTCGCTCGAGCCGCAGGGCCTCGAGCACCTCGTGCGCGACATCCGCATCATCGGCGAGGCCATGGGCGACGGCGTGAAGCGCGTCTTCCCCGGCGAGGAGGCCCCGCGGGCGAAGCTGCGCCGGGTCCCCGCGTGACGGCCGGCTTCGAGCGGGCGGATGCCGCGGTCGCGGCCGATCCCGAGTGGGCGGATGCCGCGGCGCGCCGCCTCCTCGTCCTCGCCGACTCCGACTCCTACGTGAAGTGGGGCGCGGCGCTCGCCTCGACCCTGCCCGAGGCGTGGACGGCCACGCTCGTGATCCTCGCCTCGCCCGTGATGCCGAGCGGACGCCAGCTCGCCGACGCGCTCGCCGGCACGCGCTTCACGAGCGGCGACGTGCGCGTCGTCCACGTCGACGACCTCGAGACGCTCGTCGACGAGGAGCGGCCGCACGCGGTGCTGCTCTCGCTGCGGGGACCGTTCGTGCGCGTCGTCGCGCCGCTCCTGCAGCGCCGGGCCGACCGGCCGGCGCTCCTCAGCGGATTCCCCGGGCTCACGATCCCCGCGGTGCCGAAGGCGGTGATCTATCGCGAGCAGACCGACCTCATCGTGCTGCACAGCCGCCGGGAGGTGCGCGAGTTCGACGCGAACGCGCTCGAGCTGGGTGTGGACCCCGCGCTCGGGCTCGCGACGCTGCCGTTCCTCGCGACCGGGGTGCGTCGTGCCGCGCGCGCGTCGGGCATGTCGAGCGTCTCGGACGCGGCGGGCGGGATCGTGCCCGCGGCATCCGATGGCGACGTCGTCTTCGCCGCCCAGGCGAAGGTGCCCGCCCAGCTCGAGGATCGCCTGCTCGTGCTGGAGGCGCTCGCCGAGCACGCCCGCCGGAACCCCGAGCGGCGCGTGGTCGTGAAGGTGCGCGCGCGACGCGGCGAGGCCCAGACCCACCGCGAGGAGCACGACTACGCCGACCTCGTCGGCGAGCTCGTGCCGCCCGCGCCGCCGAACCTCGTGGTCGAGCACGGGCCCATGGCCGCGAAGCTCGCGCGGGCCGGCGCGCTCGTGACCGTGAGCTCGACGGCGGCGCTCGAGGCCGTGGCGATGGACCTCCCCGTGCTCCTCCTCGACGACTTCGGCGTCTCGCCGGTGATGATCAACACGGTGTTCGAGGGGTCGGGCCTGTTCGGCTCCACGCACGACCTCGTCGCAGGCCGCTTCCGGCGCGCCGCACCCGCGTGGACCGCCGACAACTACTTCCACGGCGCCGACGGCGACGACTGGACCGGGCGGCTCGACGCGCTCGTCGCCGCCCGTGAGATCGTGCCGCTGCCGCCGGTCGAGCGACGGCACGACGTGAGCGGCGGCGCGCTGCGCAGGGCGTACGAGCGACGCCGCATGCTCGGCCCCTACGACCGCGAGCCGCTCGGCACCGTGGCGTGGGCGCTCGGGGTGGCGGCCCGCACGGCGGTGCGGCGTGTGCGTCGGCTGCAGCGGCGACTGCAGGGCTCGACGGATGCCGCGACCGGCCGTCCCGGCTCAGTCGACGGGCGCGGTGTGTTCCTCGACGTGCCGCAGGTAAGCGGCGGCATTGCGGCGGATCCCGTCCCGTTCCGCGTCGGAGAGCTCACGCCGGACCTTGCCGGGCACGCCCGCGACGAGTGACCCGGGCGGCACCACGGTCCCCTCGAGCACCACGGCGCCCGCGGCGACGAGCGAACCCGAGCCGATGACGGCGCCGTTCAGCACCGTCGCACCCATGCCGATGAGGCACTCGTCCTCGACCGTGCAGCCGTGCAGCACCGCGCCGTGGCCCACGGAGACGCCGCGTCCGATCGTGAGCGGGAAGCCCGCGTCGACGTGGCAGACGACGGTGTCCTGCAGGTTGGCGTCCGCGCCGAGCACGATCGGCTCCGCCTCGGCGCGCAGCACGGCGTTGTACCAGACGCTCGAGCCCGGCTCGAGGCGCACGTTCCCGACGATCACGGCGCCGGCGGCCACGAACGCGTCGTCGTCGACGACCGGGGCCGGGATCCCGGCGATGGTGAGGATGCGGGCGGACGGGTCTGCGCTCATGGCGCCAGCCTATTCGGCCCCGTCGGGCTCTCCGGCCGGTCGGGCGCTCCCGGCGTTCCTGCGGCGTCGCACCGCGAGGACGATGAGGCGCACGAGCGCCCCGACGGCGAAGACGACGAGGCCGCCCACGACCGCCTCGATCGGAAGCGTGGCGACGAGCACGACGCATCCGATCGCGCCGAGGATGCTGAGCCACCTCGGCACCCGCCGTTCCTCGCGCGGCTGGGTCACGGCGGAGAGGTTCGCGATGAGGTAGTAGACGAGCACGCCGAAGCTCGAGAATCCGATGGCGCCGCGCAGGTCGGCGACCAGCACGAGCACGACGACGGCGGCGGCCACCGCGACCTCGGCGACCCAGGGCACGTGCGCGCGCGGATGCACCGTGGCCAGCGCCGCGGGGAGTTCGCGGTCGCGCGCCATCGCGAGCGCGGTGCGGCCGATACCGGCGATGAGCGCCAGCAGCGCGCCGAGCGCGGCGACCGCCGCCCCGACCTGCACGACGGGTGCCGCCCAGGCCCACCCGCTCACGACCACGAGGTCGGCGAGCGGGGCGTCGACCGAGGCGGCGAGGTATCCGGGGCCGAGGACGAGCAGCAGCACGAACGCGACCGCCGCGTAGATCACGACCACGATGCCGAGCGCGATCGCGATCGCGCGGGGGATCGTGCGCGCCGGCTCGCGCACCTCCTCGCCGAGCGTGGCGATGCGGGCGTACCCCGCGAACGCGAAGAAGAGGAGACCGGCGGACTGCAGCACGCCGTACCAGCCGACCTCGGGCGCGCCCTCGGCCTGCTGCGGCCCGATGCCCGCCTGGAGGAGATGGGTCGCGCCGGCCGCGAGCACGAGCGCCAGCACCGCCAGCACCGCGATCACGATGAGGGTCGCCGCCCGCGCCGTGCGCGTGATGCCGAGGAGGTTGACGCCCGCCAGCAC is a genomic window containing:
- a CDS encoding APC family permease; this encodes MTAQQPSLARRLGLRDAIAIGLASMIGAGVFAVWNPAAEAAGAWLLAGLAVAAVVAYANASSTGQLAARYPESGGAYRYGRERLGAWPGFLAGWGFVVGKTASCAAMAMTAADYLVPTEWERPVAVLAVVVLAGVNLLGITRTARAATLIVIAVLAVLALVLAAGATHLLQAGIGPQQAEGAPEVGWYGVLQSAGLLFFAFAGYARIATLGEEVREPARTIPRAIAIALGIVVVIYAAVAFVLLLVLGPGYLAASVDAPLADLVVVSGWAWAAPVVQVGAAVAALGALLALIAGIGRTALAMARDRELPAALATVHPRAHVPWVAEVAVAAAVVVLVLVADLRGAIGFSSFGVLVYYLIANLSAVTQPREERRVPRWLSILGAIGCVVLVATLPIEAVVGGLVVFAVGALVRLIVLAVRRRRNAGSARPAGEPDGAE